The following is a genomic window from Paenibacillus thiaminolyticus.
CCACGGTGGTGAGATCCGGGCTTGCCGCGCGGATCAGACCGGTAAGGAACGGACCGCAATGCTCATTATGCATCGCGCTTCCCAACTCGTTCATGACGCTCGCGGGCTGCCACGGGAAAAAATGATGGTAGAATAAAAAATCAGGCCCCTGGCAGCCGAGATTGAACAGCCGCCGGCTCCGGTCCTCTTCAATGGAACGGCCAAGGCCCGCCGCGGCGAGCGCCTCCTGGCCGAACAGCAAATGCGTCCACACATTCGGCATCGATAGTATCTCCTTTGTCAGTTCATCGTTCTCCTGTTTACCAGCTTCCCGAGCTGTTCGCCTAGTCCGCTTTTGAACACTGTTTCTAACGTTTCTAAGTAATGTTTCTAAGTTCAAGATGACGCTTTCTAGGCAAAGTTGTCAACCTTTTTGTATAATGGGAACCGTTGATGTATATGCCGGGCCGCAGAAGAGGGATACGGCCTCGCGTGCAAGCTTGGAAAAGGAGACGATGCATATGGGGCGCATGAAGCCCTTTGTCAGTCTGCAATCGAAAATATTGAGATTTACCGTCCTGCTCGTCTGTATTCCGATTCTGCTCATCGGCCTGTTCTCTTATTGGAAATCATCCGAGATCGTAGAGCAAAAAGTATCGGCGTCGGATCTGAATGCCGTGACCCAGGTCGGGTTGAATATTCAGTTCATGACGGATTACGTGCATGATACATCGCTGTTCCTGATTCAATCGGATGAGGTGCGGCGCTTCCTGCTCAGCGGAACCCAGTCGCAGGACAATATCGCGAAGGAGCAGGCGGTCATGGAACGCTTTTTTCTTCATCTTATCAATATGAAGGATTTCATTCATTCGATATATTTGCGGGGGGAGAACGGCATGACCTTCTCTACCTCGCCTGAAGCTATCGGCTTGGACGGCCTGATGCTCGATGAGGTGAAGCGGCTGCGCGGCAAGCCGCTCTGGTTCGTCCAGAGGCGGGGCGGGCATGAGATGCTGTCCTTCATTCGCGAGATCCGGGATGTGAATAATGTCGGCCGCCGGCTGGGCATGGTTCAGATCAACATCGACCTGCCGTATGTGCGCGATCTGATGAAGCAGCAGCGCATCGGTACGCAGGATAACTATTATTTGCTCAATGAGGAGCGGCTCGTGCTGGCCTCGACCGGGGATGCGCATGTCTATTCCCGGCTCCCGGCGGAACTCGACTACGACAATGAGGCCCAGGGCGGTCATGGATACTATACGGTCGCGATGGGCGGTCAACGCTATCTGGTAACCTACGCCGGCCTGGGCAAATCCGGCTGGCAGATCGTCCACTCGGTACCGCTGAATGAAGTGCTCCAGGAGAATAGCGCGATTCCGCAGCTGATGCTGCTGGCGATGGTGATCTCTTTCGCCCTATGCGTCATTACGGCGCTTCTGTTCTCCCGCCGCATTATTCGCCCGATCCGGCAGCTCCGCAGCCTGATGCTGAAGGTCGAGCGGGGCCAGTTCCAGGGACGGGTCGAAATCGGGAGCAACGATGAGATTACGCTGCTCGGCCGCAGCTTCAACCGCATGAACGAGCGGCTGCATGAGATGATCAAGCTTGTCTATGAGGCGGAGCTCAAGAAGAAGGAAGCGGAGCTCAAGGCGTTCCAGGCGCAGATTAACCCGCATTTTCTCTATAATACGCTCGATACGATCTACTGGATGAGCCGCATGGAGAAGGCGTATGACACGGCCCAGCTCGTCGAGGCGCTCTCCAAGCTGTTCCGCCTCAGCCTGA
Proteins encoded in this region:
- a CDS encoding sensor histidine kinase, producing the protein MGRMKPFVSLQSKILRFTVLLVCIPILLIGLFSYWKSSEIVEQKVSASDLNAVTQVGLNIQFMTDYVHDTSLFLIQSDEVRRFLLSGTQSQDNIAKEQAVMERFFLHLINMKDFIHSIYLRGENGMTFSTSPEAIGLDGLMLDEVKRLRGKPLWFVQRRGGHEMLSFIREIRDVNNVGRRLGMVQINIDLPYVRDLMKQQRIGTQDNYYLLNEERLVLASTGDAHVYSRLPAELDYDNEAQGGHGYYTVAMGGQRYLVTYAGLGKSGWQIVHSVPLNEVLQENSAIPQLMLLAMVISFALCVITALLFSRRIIRPIRQLRSLMLKVERGQFQGRVEIGSNDEITLLGRSFNRMNERLHEMIKLVYEAELKKKEAELKAFQAQINPHFLYNTLDTIYWMSRMEKAYDTAQLVEALSKLFRLSLNSGKELTTVRDEVNHVTNYMIIQRRRYEELIDFALEVDEEDTLNGMTVKLILQPFVENAIVHGIEKLGEPGTIRVRIFRRDEQLVFRIEDTGTGVDIAEMERLMRESGGNNRGFAIKNVNDRIQLYYGQEYGVTFMNRKEGGTIAEIIQPWRYGEGKPA